From the genome of Lotus japonicus ecotype B-129 chromosome 6, LjGifu_v1.2, one region includes:
- the LOC130724522 gene encoding probable calcium-binding protein CML18: MDNEVREIFKKFDKNGDGKISCSELKDLMAAMGSKTTAEEVRRMMAELDRNGDGHIDLKEFGEFHRGGGGGDSKEIREAFEMYELDKNGLISAKELHSVMRKLGEKCSLGDCRKMIGNVDADGDGNVNFEEFKKMMSRS; encoded by the coding sequence ATGGACAACGAGGTACGCGAGATCTTCAAAAAGTTCGACAAGAACGGCGATGGGAAGATCTCATGTTCGGAGCTCAAGGACCTGATGGCGGCGATGGGATCCAAGACGACGGCGGAGGAGGTCCGCCGCATGATGGCCGAGCTTGACCGGAACGGCGACGGCCACATTGATCTCAAGGAGTTCGGCGAGTTTCAccgcggcggcggcggcggagaTTCGAAGGAGATCCGGGAGGCGTTTGAGATGTATGAGCTGGACAAGAACGGGCTGATTTCAGCGAAGGAACTGCACTCGGTGATGAGGAAATTGGGGGAGAAGTGCTCGCTTGGTGATTGCCGGAAAATGATCGGAAACGTGGATGCCGACGGTGATGGTAATGTGAATTTCGAAGAGTTCAAGAAGATGATGAGTCGCTCCTAG